From a single Sander vitreus isolate 19-12246 chromosome 4, sanVit1, whole genome shotgun sequence genomic region:
- the mych gene encoding myelocytomatosis oncogene homolog isoform X1: MLFSQILQAKMLQSFSQSQDWLYSEPLLFDDEFCQSLMKDLQSLPTPPQSPPTNTGLGGSKPLSKEDQLSYVSDILLEDHDMQLTWNSDFFHSDAAEKDGEPRQPCSPLEASGEDCLWRCLAGDKSLEEKLVSSILGSSPLLSEIHTSIFEEIAGSTLDCQNLMETQEPSEATSDYGSTGGELSTYSSSDSEEEIDVVTVVRCSSSPSPRPSLADLSVRQQKQEEEKRALQRHHFEIQLQHNYAAPCPASPPPSTSSSSNKRSRGSDSSRGSDSSPRFHHSSRSSSSSSLSRYHHHHSSRNSTETEDEEERRRTHNVMERQRRNELKNCFVHLRDNVPELSHNDKASKVVILKKARDCIYGLEEESHRLQSKRDKLRAKQEELKARLSQLRS, encoded by the exons ATGCTCTTCTCCCAGATTCTGCAAGCAAAGATGTTGCAAAGCTTCTCTCAATCGCAAGACTGGCTTTACTCTGAACCGCTGCTGTTTGACGATGAGTTCTGCCAGAGTCTGATGAAGGACCTCCAGTCGCTGCCTACACCCCCTCAGTCCCCCCCAACTAATACTGGGCTGGGCGGCAGTAAGCCCCTATCCAAGGAGGACCAGCTGAGCTATGTATCGGACATCCTGCTGGAGGACCACGACATGCAGCTCACCTGGAACAGCGACTTCTTCCACTCAGATGCCGCTGAGAAGGATGGCGAGCCCAGACAGCCATGCTCCCCTCTGGAGGCGAGTGGCGAGGACTGCCTGTGGCGGTGCCTGGCAGGGGACAAGAGCCTGGAGGAGAAGCTGGTCTCCTCCATACTCGGCTCCAGCCCACTGCTGTCTGAGATCCACACCAGCATCTTTGAGGAGATTGCCGGCTCCACGCTGGACTGCCAGAACCTGATGGAAACTCAGGAGCCCAGCGAGGCCACATCAGACTATGGGTCAACCGGTGGCGAGCTGTCCACCTATTCATCCAGTGACTCTG AGGAGGAGATTGATGTGGTAACTGTGGTGCGCTGttcctccagcccctcccctcgaCCCTCATTGGCTGACCTGTCTGTCCGTCAGCAGaagcaggaagaggagaagCGAGCTCTCCAGCGTCACCACTTTGAGATCCAGCTGCAACACAACTACGCTGCACCGTGTCCCGCCTCACCGCCACCTTCAACCTCTTCATCTTCAAACAAGCGCTCGCGAGGGAGCGACAGCTCGCGAGGGAGCGACAGCTCACCGCGCTTCCACCACTCTTCTCGCAGCTCTTCATCATCGTCCTTGTCACggtaccaccaccaccactcgtCCCGAAACTCGACTGAGacggaggatgaggaggagcgGCGGCGGACACACAACGTGATGGAGCGGCAGCGGCGCAACGAGCTCAAGAACTGCTTTGTGCACCTGCGCGACAACGTGCCGGAGCTGTCGCACAACGACAAGGCATCCAAGGTGGTGATCCTGAAGAAGGCCCGAGACTGCATCTACGGCCTGGAGGAGGAGAGCCACAGACTGCAATCCAAGAGGGACAAACTCCGAGCTAAACAGGAAGAGCTGAAAGCCAGGCTGTCGCAGCTTCGCAGCTAA
- the mych gene encoding myelocytomatosis oncogene homolog isoform X2 → MLQSFSQSQDWLYSEPLLFDDEFCQSLMKDLQSLPTPPQSPPTNTGLGGSKPLSKEDQLSYVSDILLEDHDMQLTWNSDFFHSDAAEKDGEPRQPCSPLEASGEDCLWRCLAGDKSLEEKLVSSILGSSPLLSEIHTSIFEEIAGSTLDCQNLMETQEPSEATSDYGSTGGELSTYSSSDSEEEIDVVTVVRCSSSPSPRPSLADLSVRQQKQEEEKRALQRHHFEIQLQHNYAAPCPASPPPSTSSSSNKRSRGSDSSRGSDSSPRFHHSSRSSSSSSLSRYHHHHSSRNSTETEDEEERRRTHNVMERQRRNELKNCFVHLRDNVPELSHNDKASKVVILKKARDCIYGLEEESHRLQSKRDKLRAKQEELKARLSQLRS, encoded by the exons ATGTTGCAAAGCTTCTCTCAATCGCAAGACTGGCTTTACTCTGAACCGCTGCTGTTTGACGATGAGTTCTGCCAGAGTCTGATGAAGGACCTCCAGTCGCTGCCTACACCCCCTCAGTCCCCCCCAACTAATACTGGGCTGGGCGGCAGTAAGCCCCTATCCAAGGAGGACCAGCTGAGCTATGTATCGGACATCCTGCTGGAGGACCACGACATGCAGCTCACCTGGAACAGCGACTTCTTCCACTCAGATGCCGCTGAGAAGGATGGCGAGCCCAGACAGCCATGCTCCCCTCTGGAGGCGAGTGGCGAGGACTGCCTGTGGCGGTGCCTGGCAGGGGACAAGAGCCTGGAGGAGAAGCTGGTCTCCTCCATACTCGGCTCCAGCCCACTGCTGTCTGAGATCCACACCAGCATCTTTGAGGAGATTGCCGGCTCCACGCTGGACTGCCAGAACCTGATGGAAACTCAGGAGCCCAGCGAGGCCACATCAGACTATGGGTCAACCGGTGGCGAGCTGTCCACCTATTCATCCAGTGACTCTG AGGAGGAGATTGATGTGGTAACTGTGGTGCGCTGttcctccagcccctcccctcgaCCCTCATTGGCTGACCTGTCTGTCCGTCAGCAGaagcaggaagaggagaagCGAGCTCTCCAGCGTCACCACTTTGAGATCCAGCTGCAACACAACTACGCTGCACCGTGTCCCGCCTCACCGCCACCTTCAACCTCTTCATCTTCAAACAAGCGCTCGCGAGGGAGCGACAGCTCGCGAGGGAGCGACAGCTCACCGCGCTTCCACCACTCTTCTCGCAGCTCTTCATCATCGTCCTTGTCACggtaccaccaccaccactcgtCCCGAAACTCGACTGAGacggaggatgaggaggagcgGCGGCGGACACACAACGTGATGGAGCGGCAGCGGCGCAACGAGCTCAAGAACTGCTTTGTGCACCTGCGCGACAACGTGCCGGAGCTGTCGCACAACGACAAGGCATCCAAGGTGGTGATCCTGAAGAAGGCCCGAGACTGCATCTACGGCCTGGAGGAGGAGAGCCACAGACTGCAATCCAAGAGGGACAAACTCCGAGCTAAACAGGAAGAGCTGAAAGCCAGGCTGTCGCAGCTTCGCAGCTAA